A window of Strigops habroptila isolate Jane chromosome 5, bStrHab1.2.pri, whole genome shotgun sequence genomic DNA:
attggaaggtactttcatagaatcatagaatgtttggggttggaaaggaccttaagctcatctagttccaacccgcctaccatgggcagggatgcctcaccctagaccatgttgcccaaggctctttccaacctggccttgaacactgccaaggatggcGCATTTACCACTTCATGTTAGTTTTAAGGTAGGAGGGGTGTAAAGCTCCTTTCTAAGGGACGTACATAAACTTCTTCATAAAAGCCTTTTGataacagatttttctttgctcagaTACATTCCAGCTGGTCTCAGTTAAGCTGACAAAAGCAGCAGGCCAAGATGTGGAAGCCAAGGAATTGTCAGTGGTTTTGGATGGTGTGGGTGCATCACCGAAGCATATCGCATTTGGAAGAGAAGTATATTCaccttttggggtttttttagttctcTTGGGTGTtggttggggttggttttttttttttttcctctcaaatgaACTATATGCTGTTATGCTTTtatacaagcacagcagcacagaaacaaaactgaagttaaaTGAATCTGTGTCAGACTTATGCtttctattattaaaataaaagaacaacacttaaaataggaaaatatttacttaataTCAGCTTATATATGTTACTTTTCgattataaatattttgtagtcaaacatgatttcttttttctttcacgTGTAAGAACACAAACTATGTCCTATGTTCTTGTTTTACTATAACAGGGTCAATATGTGGCATCAGTGAAGGAGGCTAATCtccaagtttatttttttaaacagaagcagtTGAACAGGTAAGAATGAAAGTGTCAGGTATTGATTCAGTCAGATATATCATAAATGTCTCTTAACTGGTGATGTGTGCACACGTTAGTTTACATTTGTCAGCAGCCATTTGATTTTATGCTGGAGGGGGTGTAGTCACTTTGTAAGAAGCCTCCTGTAGAGGCAGACAGTGGGGTGCTGCAATGGCAGCTTGGCTTTTTGGCTCGGGCACgtatttttttcaggtaaaTGCTTAGGCTGATGCTGGACTGAAAAAAGTGACATAGTTTGGTCAGGGAGAAAGGGTGGGCCgggatggagaaggagagggaaggaaggacaaATCTTTCAGCTTGATTGAAGGCAAAGAACTAatgaaataatgagaaaaacGTGTCACTTTTTTTGAGAGTGTATGTGACTGTAACAACTTGGAGATGTTTAATTTTGGTTCTCAGAATTATTTGTATGTGCATTAGGTAATCCTTTTGAAGCTTTGTTTACCCTCATATAATTAAAGTTACTTTCTAAACTCTTGAAGGTTTTCTGTAAATGCAGTGAAGACAAAAGGTGGAAACAGTCAGTTCAGTTGCATAGCATGCCATCCTACAGAGGATTGTATTGCAACGGGCCATGCTGATGGAAAGATTCGCCTCTGGTATGCACGTTTTAGTTCAGCTGTGTACCCCATAAAGTGATGTGACCATAGGAATTAAGTGAAAcctaaaaagcaaagcagtctGATTCATCCATAGTATTGCCATTTCCAGAAGTCATAATGAGCAAAGAATGGCAAAGCCCTGTGAAGCTGCAGTACTGACACACTGGCTTCAAGGTACAGCTTCAGTTTAATTTCATATGGGAAAATACTCCTGTGCTCCACAAATCtaaactgtatttgaaaaaggtaatgcagaagcagctgacaTAACTCTTTATGGGCACAGAGTCCTAGGGAGAGCACACTAGCAGAATTGCATGGATAAGAACAATACGCTTGCCAAGTTCCTCCCCACCGCTGAATTGTTGAATATGTCTAAGATGTGCAGTGTGCACCAGGAAGGTGCTGAAAACCTGCTAGTATggttccttccctccctttgcATCACTTGAGCATTCAAGAAACGCTAGTCTAGAGGTTAGAGGAGAGGGTGGTATACTTGATTAAGTATTTCCTTTCGTTTGCTCTGTTGATCTTGTGCTTAAAGAACTGTTCTATTCCTCCCTACATAGGAGGAATTTCTACCACAAGAAAGAATACACGTTTTCCACACTGCACTGGCATCATGATACTGTCATGGATCTAGCTTATTCTGTGGAGggtgagtgaaaaaaaaaaaacaagcaaacaaatgctCTTGAAGTCAGAGttgcagcagggagggaaaaatcAATAAAAGTTCGTCTATTAACAAAGAAAGTAGTATCTAGAACTTCAAATATGTCCAGAAAGGATCTGAAGTAAAAAAGGAGGCAGTTGTTGTATATTTTGATTGGCATTCATAATGTCAGATATCTGCCTTCTGTGGTAGAATGTGGAATCCTCTTACCTCTTTTCCCCCACCACcactcttcctttcccccaCTTCTATCGGTAATACTGATGAGTTCTTGCCAGAGTCTTATTTGCCTCCAAATAAAACAAGCCAGTCTTGTCTGAGCTCAAACCTAGGGGCAAAAATACGGTTAGCTTTTATCTGAATAGTGTGATCTGAACTATTCTCCTTAGGGTATTTCTTACTGCTAAGTACTTCTGATAGAAAGAGAACAATTCAGCTATGTTGTAGCGCAGATAATTCAGCTGATCCAGACAGTAATGGGATCTACTACTCccaaaacactgtttaaatTTTACTGTTAGCACAAATTCTTGTTACTACTTCCAAGTTTCTATAGCAATTTAACATGGGATAATGAGAAACATATCTTTGTGCCCAGGCTCAATATgagaaataattgctttgttCATGACAGTTTAGGAAAGGTTTTTGAGAAACTTGTTTGTCATTGTAAACATGTATGctgatgatattttttttttttaaaacaaaacctgtaactgtatttttatttctggaaaaggaaCAAGCTTGCTGAGTGGCGGAGTTGAATCTGTTTTAGTTCTGTGGCACAATGAATCAGACCGTCGGAAGGATTTCCTTCCTCGTTTGGGGTCTCCTATTGAGTACATCTCCATGTCATCTGATGGCTCACTCTGTTGCACCCTGCATAAAGACAACAGTAAGccaaaacatattttatgtaTCACTTAATGCAAAATGGAATGCAAATCTTTGagctttattttgttaatttcaGATGAATTAACTAGATACTACATAAAAATTCAATATTGCTGTGAAAGAACACGTGCTTGAAGTGATCTTTTGGTCTTTCATCAGTCTTGTGAATGTGCCTGGTGATGGCTGTAACTTGGCTTTCCACCTTGGTGTAGGGTTGTCATAGATAGAGAAAAGACACATTTATAGGATCAAGTAGAGTTGGTTAAGGTCCCTGCCCTACCATGAGATGTGGTTACATTGCAGAAGCCTATCACAAGACCttatctgcttttcctttcaggaatTACAATTATCAACAGCAACCTCAGATTTTCTAAAAGTATTCAAGGGCTAATCAAAAGTAAGTACAATAAAATTTGTCCTCCACTTTGGGGGCAGAATGTGTCACTTTCCATCTTGGGTAACTTGtcatctgatttttatttctaggtATGGATGTGAAGACTGGTCTGGTGGTTGATCCTAGAACCAAAGCTTTGGTGCTGAATGGAGAGCCTGGCCACTTGCAATTCTATTCTCTCCAAAGTGATCAACAGCTGTTCAGTGTAAGTTGGATGGGCTTATACTAAAACTTTAACTTAAAGTCATGCATCAGAACTTGGAGACTTAATTTGGCAAGCAGGACAAAAGCCAGCAGCTATAATAGCCTGACACTGGATTCCAAGCTGAGATGTTTTTGGCTTTATCACAAATTTCTATTACTTGTTAAGCATAGCTAAATGTTGATAGTTGAATAAATACAGTGTGCTGCTCCTGTTAAATGTCAAATTCTAGGTAAAATCCCtccaaaatttttttttcatccattCTTACACTTAGCATTCTTGTGGAATGTTACATGCCCTAATTATACTTTCcccacattatttttatatgccACAGCCAGTCAGTTCTAATTGGTGCTTTCAGAACATCCTTTTTCCATGGTTTTATGAATGATATCTGTAAGTCTATGCttgaattttgaaattaaattttggcctttttgttttgcagttggATATTGTGCAGCGACAATACATTCACCAGGCAGGTTTAAAGCAAGCTGACTTGGTCAAGGTTGCGTTTAGTGCCCAAGGCAAGTGGCTAGCCACagtggaagagagagaagaagtAACTGACCCTGAGTTACAGTTGAAGCTGTGGTTCTATGATGAAGAAACACAAAGGTAATGGTAATAGAGCTGGCCTTCTAGGTGTCAAAATCTTAAGTATCACACAAATTCTACCCAGGCTTTATCTTGCAAAGGCAATTTTTCCAGATGATAAAACCTGGGGAATACCCTAGGGAGAGTTTACCATGCATGCTACATGCATCTGAAACAACACAGAGTTGAAGTAAATACATACCAAAAATTATTGCTCTGAATCTGATTCACTTACAGTAATCAGACAAGCTGTTTTAACCATGGGACTTAAATTCACATATTTTCTTGGTATTAAAAATCATGGCCTTGAAGGAAAGGTTCTATAGCTTGATCAGTTTTCCAGCCTCTGTCTAATCCATCATGAATTGGTTAGTCCTTCCAGGGTACAGATGATTATGattttattgttggtttttttttttctttagctagCATATGCATCTGGTTCATacactttccctttttttttaattaaaaaaatatatatttttattataagttcttattttcttaaagaagaaacaaagcaaaacaaagttgATTGGTGTAGTAGCTATGTGGCTGATTTTCTAAGTACTGGAAAGACTGCCCAGAGCTCAGGCTGAATATTTGAGAGCTGTGCTTGCTTAGTGATAATCCCTTCTCATTGTTGGGCCACAACCTTTCTCGCTGTACGGAAGTGATTAGGGAAATGTGATCTGTAAACGCAATACCATTTAGCTACCTAATTAGACAAAAGTTTCTTTGATTCCTCTTCTCCCCGCCCCTTTCAGAATCACCTTAAACTGAAGTCTTTCCGAAgttccaaaatgaaataaaaggcaagcttcttttttattttcctgtagcTTTAAGCTGAATACTAGGATAAATATGCCCCATGAAGACCACATAACAGACATGTGCTTTCGTGACATGAATGAATTGGAAGATGACTCTGTGATACTGGTAACTGCTGGCAGAGACTGTGTGTTTAAAGTCTGGGTGATGGTAGAAGACACTGATCCAGAAGGTAAATATGGTCACATGCTTGCCCCTTGTAGCATGCTATAGAATTTCTGAGCCTAACTTCATCCTGTCAGAACTAGGCCCTCGAGTCCCATGTTTTTACctatttctgctgttgcttgAAGTATTGTGTTCTCCTAAGCATCCTATGTGACAGAGTTCTCTCATAGTTTTGCGGTTCTGTGGATTGATGTGGAGGTTCCTGAAATAGCAAAGGCCTTGCTGAGcctgctgcagaagggaaaagcagcctCTATTAGTTGTTTAAAAGTGTAAAAGTAGAAATTAGTGCTGACTTCTGTGGTGTATTTGCCCAGCAGGGACAGAGTAGGGAATGCTCAGGTAGGAAGATTCAACGTGCTGCAGCTTCTGTTAATGAACATAAGTAGTTCATAAATAGAACACACTGGCATGTTTTTAACTGCAGTTAACTGCAGATCTCTCAATGTGCCTCTAGATGGTGCCGTGCAGTTTAAAGTAGTGAAttgtttctggctttttttttacaGGCAGGTCTTTTAATCATCAACTCGTAGCCATTATATAAAGGATATCTTAGCATAGGGTGAacttatttcccttttcttcctcatcctaCTCATATGTTTCAAAAGCATGCTGTATGAATTTATTTATACAGGGAAATGTATGTTATGTGGTAAGTACATCACCTTGCTGTTTATTTGATGGTTGTCAACATTGGGGCAGGTATCCCAACGCAGTGCACTGGCAGGTTAACCAACACAAGGTTGACCATGCTGATGGGCCACTGCGATCCTCAGACTTTATGTAAATGAACCATGAGCTTTGCTGGACTCAAATGCAACCTGTATTCAGATTTTTAGTAATGCTTGTGTTATTgctacagtttttaaaagaatgttatGTCTCAGAACACTAAGTGTTGAATCTccttcagtatctttttttcttttatctaatATCTGCCTCTTTGAGAGCACAGTTAATATAGGTGGCAAAGTAAACGTGAATATTGTGCCATGTCAGTCTCGGGATTCACtgtttaaatgcaaaactgagGACAAATGAAAAACCTACTAGATGTTTCTTGTACTAGAACAGTAGAGATTCTCTGTACTCTTCAAAAACGTAAGGCTTCTGAAACAAATCTGTCTTGCTCTTGAGCCTATTTTGCAGCTCTAATACTTgaattcttatttcttcatGTATGAGCTTGAATTAACTACCTTGTTTGTTCAATGCAGCACAACAGAGTGTGAGCTGGAGCTGTGACTTTGTAGGCAGCTACCACAACTACCAAGCCACGAACTGCTGTTTCTCAGAAGATGGCTCTTTGCTTGCTGTTAGCTTTGAAGAAACTGTCACTGTATGGGATTCAGTTACTTGGGATCTTAAGTGTACGTTTTGCCATCCACCTGGAAAAATAAGGtatgtttttcatctttttttttacgTCTTGAACTCTCGGAACAGAAAGAATCAATTCATAGCAGCCCAAGACCTTCTATATGTTCATCTAAACATTGGATTTAACAGTCTTAAGTTCATATATAGAAAAGACTCTAAAATGGCTTCTACGTGGCTGGTAACATACTGTTAAAAATAGTAAGATCAAGTTTCGTAGTTTcatctttttactttcttgtgaCTTCTCTACCTCCCATACTAAAATATGTGTCACTTGGCACATAACAGGAGTGTGTTAATagcccttttctttttccctattaATCTAGGGATTaatcaaaatactgaaaaagtaTAAGAAGTTTGTTCTTTATTCATGTATGCATGTGTAAAAAAGCGATTATATCAGTAAACCATAAAGGCATATTGACCTGGTTATCTGTAttataaaacagatttcttgATCCTTTCTAACCTCCGTTGGAGAAGCCATGTTTGCCTGGCAGACTATCTCAGCATGCTCCATTGTGTGCTGTCATGATAAAAGACATCCTGAAGGTCTAGATGCTGTTCTATTGTGTAAGGATAATGAGGAATGGTATAGGTTGATGTTAGAGATAAAAGACAGAGACTCGAAGAATAGGACAACTTTAATATTGAGCTTCCTGGACTGTACTAAAATACAGCAGTTTCTGATCCAGGTAAAGtagcatttttcttaaaataaccTTGAAATAATAGGGCAGTAGGTGACCTCATGGGTTCATCTACTTAATCTCTCTGCTAGATCTCTGTATCTAAACAATTCCTGGAACAGGAAGATGCTACAAACCTCCTGTAGCATTCTCTTTTAGTGCCAAGGGTTTTTTCTGACTGCTTCTCAGACTTGCTTCTCATAATCATTTCTGCAGTAATGTCAGAGATATTTTATATACCTGCTTCCAGGAACCActtaaaatggaaagcaaaacattgtGTAGtcatgatgttttaaaaattccgacacaaagaatcatagaaagagagagagatttctCACTtccatgtttgtgtgtgtgtgcttgtaatcttttcttttgcatgatcaggtgtgttttgtttctacTGGCCCTCTGAGATTCGAAATCAAGAAACATGATTCTAAAACTGGTGTGCAGGAAAATTGTGGGAGGCATGTAAGCCACACCTTTACTGCATCTATGGTGAAAACTCTTGACAGCCTGGTACAGTGGCAAGCTTTTCCCAGGCCAGCTGCTCCTTTTGTTGTAGCCTTTACTATAGGctatattaaaaggaaataaattactctAGGATTATATTAATAGCATAATTTCAAAGGGCTatgttttaatacagaaattacATCCCTTATCAGCTTTTTTGAAAACTTTCTATAGCATTAGAAATCAGAAGGCTGTTCTATTGTTCTCAAACAAgagaatgagaaattaaaataagtgAAAACAAATCACACACTTCCTTCAATTGGAGCAGCTTATAAGAATAACTTTtactgcttctctctctctagTGCTTAGAGCAATAGTAGGAATTCTTTAAATAtggaatttattttccagtccCAGTATGAACACTTACTATTACTTATGGGTTTGTAACTTATTTAAGAGCTTAAAATCACTCCTTGAGATTGGAATGTTGTAGGAACATGTAGTCGTCGTAGATTTATGCATTCTTTTCAATCTCCCAGACCTGTCTGGTGGTTGTGTGTGAAGTTGTACGCCACTAGAggtgaaagcaaaaagcaaacttCTCCTAAATTAAATA
This region includes:
- the WDR75 gene encoding WD repeat-containing protein 75 isoform X1, with the protein product MVAPAALRVVRCGGGTIHGARAVFSADSKYLLCASGDFVKMYSVVTEETLRLMGGHADLVTGIQLNPHNHMQLYSSSLDGSIKLWDFMDGIPIKTFTVGSKLLALYALASSEDLLFVVIPKSGERDTFQLVSVKLTKAAGQDVEAKELSVVLDGVGASPKHIAFGREGQYVASVKEANLQVYFFKQKQLNRFSVNAVKTKGGNSQFSCIACHPTEDCIATGHADGKIRLWRNFYHKKEYTFSTLHWHHDTVMDLAYSVEGTSLLSGGVESVLVLWHNESDRRKDFLPRLGSPIEYISMSSDGSLCCTLHKDNRITIINSNLRFSKSIQGLIKSMDVKTGLVVDPRTKALVLNGEPGHLQFYSLQSDQQLFSLDIVQRQYIHQAGLKQADLVKVAFSAQGKWLATVEEREEVTDPELQLKLWFYDEETQSFKLNTRINMPHEDHITDMCFRDMNELEDDSVILVTAGRDCVFKVWVMVEDTDPEAQQSVSWSCDFVGSYHNYQATNCCFSEDGSLLAVSFEETVTVWDSVTWDLKCTFCHPPGKIRNICFGRLTCSKYLIGATDHGFLCCWNLLTCALEWSAHLNVLVLQPDPLSEHIAAVSWLSKESSLFVFKPNEPRPIYIQRNLCKEKILLAAFVPRDEPEMTGSEKYLWLRRSQLFFLTDTQELLTLSTRSLEERLTPSSKQLAIEESLPVTPFSLLLGKHRRQQSQEDTDLGKLVVHNKHEQDSPAVKELLHTPAHVLPSASFLCPIFINSLLISRENKSAEEVADEVEMESEKTDDDSDEEGDVTEMEQENTNPMELLGEMTCKLSKSQERELRKLRKMDYSWISAF
- the WDR75 gene encoding WD repeat-containing protein 75 isoform X2; translation: MGTNQSETFTVGSKLLALYALASSEDLLFVVIPKSGERDTFQLVSVKLTKAAGQDVEAKELSVVLDGVGASPKHIAFGREGQYVASVKEANLQVYFFKQKQLNRFSVNAVKTKGGNSQFSCIACHPTEDCIATGHADGKIRLWRNFYHKKEYTFSTLHWHHDTVMDLAYSVEGTSLLSGGVESVLVLWHNESDRRKDFLPRLGSPIEYISMSSDGSLCCTLHKDNRITIINSNLRFSKSIQGLIKSMDVKTGLVVDPRTKALVLNGEPGHLQFYSLQSDQQLFSLDIVQRQYIHQAGLKQADLVKVAFSAQGKWLATVEEREEVTDPELQLKLWFYDEETQSFKLNTRINMPHEDHITDMCFRDMNELEDDSVILVTAGRDCVFKVWVMVEDTDPEAQQSVSWSCDFVGSYHNYQATNCCFSEDGSLLAVSFEETVTVWDSVTWDLKCTFCHPPGKIRNICFGRLTCSKYLIGATDHGFLCCWNLLTCALEWSAHLNVLVLQPDPLSEHIAAVSWLSKESSLFVFKPNEPRPIYIQRNLCKEKILLAAFVPRDEPEMTGSEKYLWLRRSQLFFLTDTQELLTLSTRSLEERLTPSSKQLAIEESLPVTPFSLLLGKHRRQQSQEDTDLGKLVVHNKHEQDSPAVKELLHTPAHVLPSASFLCPIFINSLLISRENKSAEEVADEVEMESEKTDDDSDEEGDVTEMEQENTNPMELLGEMTCKLSKSQERELRKLRKMDYSWISAF